The following proteins are co-located in the Paludibaculum fermentans genome:
- a CDS encoding vWA domain-containing protein, which produces MTVWRSVAWLLAPLVLQAQDARWLPLSVYADRPVELKTSDVRVSCGHQAVPGATIKSGGGAVSVGIVVQGSKAMQENTGQAQLAIRKFLEHARPGDEFFTVNSLDAPVLGAGFTSEVNTLVSSITVPPGKRRSHLLDAMTFALDYLGHARNANRALVVIYANDDVASVTKPKQLEGRLLVEHIPVYAVNLCARYADDLVPVSFELQKLAEESGGDSWDVSSFAKLGEALARVDVRPQYRLWFPAAAGNACEHEQRLKLDWTPGVEHGGVSLRYQRQWPGGLGLKAVAGR; this is translated from the coding sequence ATGACCGTCTGGCGGAGCGTTGCGTGGCTGCTTGCGCCGCTTGTCCTGCAAGCGCAGGATGCGCGGTGGCTGCCGCTCTCCGTGTATGCCGACCGGCCGGTGGAGTTGAAAACGTCTGATGTGCGGGTGTCGTGCGGACACCAGGCCGTGCCCGGGGCGACGATCAAGTCAGGCGGCGGCGCGGTGTCGGTTGGCATCGTGGTGCAGGGCAGCAAAGCCATGCAGGAGAATACCGGCCAGGCGCAACTGGCCATACGCAAATTCCTGGAGCACGCGCGTCCCGGTGATGAGTTCTTTACCGTGAACAGCCTCGATGCTCCGGTGCTGGGCGCTGGCTTCACCTCCGAGGTGAATACCCTGGTGTCCAGCATCACGGTCCCGCCGGGCAAGCGGCGATCGCACCTGCTGGACGCAATGACCTTCGCCCTTGACTACCTGGGCCACGCCCGGAATGCGAACAGAGCTCTGGTCGTGATCTATGCGAACGACGATGTGGCCAGCGTGACCAAGCCAAAGCAACTGGAGGGCCGCCTCCTGGTCGAGCACATCCCGGTGTATGCGGTGAATCTTTGCGCGCGGTACGCCGACGACCTGGTGCCCGTGTCTTTCGAGCTGCAGAAGCTGGCAGAGGAGAGTGGCGGAGATTCGTGGGACGTCTCGTCGTTCGCGAAACTCGGCGAGGCACTGGCGCGGGTGGACGTACGCCCGCAATACCGGCTGTGGTTTCCGGCTGCGGCGGGCAACGCCTGCGAACACGAGCAACGCCTGAAATTGGACTGGACGCCGGGCGTGGAACATGGCGGTGTGAGCCTCCGTTACCAGCGGCAGTGGCCCGGCGGCCTGGGCCTGAAGGCGGTTGCCGGGCGGTAA
- a CDS encoding MFS transporter: MRLRTMPVFLAFLAMGFADAVGPFVSLAKNEFQLSNSVASLIPFVGFSMFGLLSVPVGLLQDKKGKKFVLMMGLLVALLGLLNASIGLGSFAQFLVTVMLVGAGAAILQVAGNPIMRDVSEEGKYARNLSLGQFIKAIGSLSGPMIPVIAAKYFGADWKVIFLVYTGALILTILAVAPMKVEEKKAEHKAATLASCLALLKNGYALAMVGAIFVYVGAEVSVSAGIPLFLKERFGLEIAKVGLLGTGLFFTALTVGRFSGGVILNWMSPRKFFLVTCGISILGLLGLFIPDQNIAVASFFLTGIGFANIFPLVFAIAVESMPSHVNELSGLMVTAIVGAAFVPPLTGLVADGSTVQLSFLVPLACVLYITWAALMNLKTAKA; this comes from the coding sequence ATGAGATTGCGTACGATGCCGGTATTCCTGGCGTTTCTCGCCATGGGCTTTGCCGACGCCGTGGGGCCCTTCGTCAGCCTCGCCAAGAATGAGTTCCAGTTGAGCAACAGCGTGGCGTCACTGATTCCGTTCGTCGGCTTCAGTATGTTCGGCCTCCTATCCGTCCCGGTGGGCCTGCTGCAGGATAAGAAGGGCAAGAAGTTCGTCCTGATGATGGGATTGCTGGTGGCCCTATTGGGGCTGCTGAATGCCAGCATCGGACTGGGTTCGTTTGCGCAGTTCCTGGTGACGGTGATGCTGGTGGGCGCGGGCGCGGCGATCCTTCAGGTGGCGGGCAATCCCATCATGCGCGATGTCTCCGAGGAAGGGAAGTATGCCCGGAATCTCTCGCTGGGCCAGTTCATCAAGGCGATCGGCTCCCTTTCCGGTCCGATGATTCCGGTGATTGCCGCCAAGTACTTCGGTGCCGACTGGAAGGTGATCTTCCTTGTCTACACGGGGGCTCTGATCCTTACGATTCTTGCGGTCGCTCCGATGAAGGTGGAGGAGAAGAAGGCTGAGCACAAGGCTGCGACGCTCGCCTCCTGCCTGGCGCTGCTGAAGAACGGCTACGCCCTGGCCATGGTGGGGGCGATCTTCGTGTACGTCGGGGCCGAGGTCAGCGTCAGCGCCGGCATTCCTTTGTTTCTGAAGGAACGGTTTGGCCTCGAGATCGCCAAGGTCGGATTGCTGGGCACCGGCTTGTTCTTCACGGCTCTGACCGTGGGCCGATTCTCGGGCGGTGTCATCCTGAACTGGATGTCGCCTCGCAAGTTCTTTCTCGTCACCTGCGGGATCTCGATTCTCGGGCTTCTCGGGCTGTTTATCCCGGATCAGAACATCGCCGTGGCCAGCTTCTTCCTTACGGGCATCGGGTTTGCGAATATCTTCCCGCTCGTGTTTGCCATCGCAGTTGAGTCGATGCCGAGCCACGTGAATGAGCTTTCCGGCCTGATGGTGACGGCGATCGTCGGCGCGGCGTTCGTTCCGCCGCTGACGGGCCTGGTGGCCGATGGCAGCACCGTGCAGTTGAGCTTCCTGGTGCCCCTGGCGTGCGTGCTCTATATCACGTGGGCCGCGCTGATGAACCTGAAGACGGCAAAGGCGTAA
- a CDS encoding ROK family protein, with amino-acid sequence MSNPSNDNRVVMTLDAGGTNFVFSAMQANQPVVESFSLPSCADDLERSLNTLVEGFRRVQAAAPAPPVAISFAFPAPADYFNGIIVGPRNLPAYKNVALGPMLEDTFSLPTFINNDGDLFAYGEATSGFLPYVNGLLEQAGSPKRFRNLLGVTLGTGFGGGIVRDGQLFTGDNSVAGEVWLLRHKLERDINAEEGAAIRAVRRVYAERSGIAFADAPEPKVIYEIAEGKAAGNQAAAQAAFRRMGEVAGDAISEAITLMDALVVVGGGIAGAHRQFLPAIVDEMNGTYAAPSGERFRRLIPRAFNLEDEGQRAEFLRGETRELTVPHSTRTVRFDGLQRTGVGISRLGTSQATAIGAYSFALSRL; translated from the coding sequence ATGTCCAATCCTTCGAACGATAACCGCGTCGTCATGACGCTGGATGCCGGCGGTACGAACTTTGTCTTCTCCGCCATGCAGGCGAATCAACCGGTGGTGGAGAGCTTCTCGCTGCCGTCGTGCGCAGATGATTTGGAGCGATCGCTGAATACCCTGGTGGAGGGCTTCCGGCGGGTTCAGGCCGCTGCGCCCGCTCCGCCTGTCGCCATCAGTTTTGCGTTTCCCGCCCCGGCCGACTACTTCAACGGGATTATTGTCGGTCCCCGGAATTTGCCCGCCTACAAGAATGTGGCGCTGGGCCCGATGCTGGAGGACACCTTCAGTCTGCCCACGTTCATCAACAACGACGGCGACCTGTTTGCCTATGGCGAGGCGACGAGCGGGTTTCTGCCCTATGTCAACGGTTTGCTGGAGCAGGCAGGCAGCCCCAAGCGGTTTCGCAACCTGCTGGGCGTCACGCTGGGCACTGGCTTCGGCGGAGGCATCGTCCGCGACGGGCAACTGTTCACCGGCGACAACTCCGTGGCGGGTGAAGTGTGGCTGCTGCGGCACAAGCTGGAACGGGATATCAACGCCGAAGAGGGCGCGGCGATTCGCGCGGTGCGCAGGGTGTACGCGGAGCGCTCCGGCATCGCCTTCGCGGATGCTCCGGAGCCGAAGGTGATCTATGAGATCGCGGAAGGTAAAGCGGCAGGGAATCAGGCGGCGGCGCAGGCGGCGTTCCGGCGAATGGGCGAAGTGGCCGGCGATGCGATCTCCGAGGCGATCACGCTGATGGACGCTCTGGTCGTGGTTGGCGGCGGCATCGCCGGGGCGCATCGCCAGTTCCTGCCTGCGATCGTCGACGAGATGAATGGTACGTACGCAGCGCCATCGGGCGAGCGGTTCCGCCGCCTGATCCCCCGTGCCTTCAATCTGGAAGACGAGGGGCAACGGGCGGAATTCCTGCGCGGCGAGACCAGGGAACTCACGGTGCCGCACAGCACGCGCACCGTACGGTTTGACGGACTGCAGCGCACGGGCGTCGGTATTTCGAGGCTTGGCACCAGCCAGGCTACGGCGATCGGCGCGTACTCGTTCGCTTTGAGCCGGCTGTAG
- a CDS encoding TolB family protein — MQAKLKRYGSGAMALAITVLAAGLAPAQTASSALGQLESSADIGVTPQKGSASFDSASGEYRITGGGANIWAAEDAFQFAWKRMSGDFNFTADVRFIGTGTVAHRKAVLMVRQDLTAGSAYADVALHGDGLTSLQYRPLAGATTLEVRSTVTGPVRIRIERRGNRFTMAAGNPGADLTPSGPVTMTLTDPVYVGLGVCSHDANILETAVFSNVRIEQVPRSPSYRSKVTIYDLKKRSTQVVYQMDGIMEAPNWSRDGKFLLVNTGGSLYRLPLGVSGEPKLEKIELGPGGYRCNNDHDISRDGKLLAFSASSTASRQSQVYMAQADGTGAKLLTPASPSYFHGWSPDSKWLAFVGQREGKYSLFRVAVEGGPEQRLTSKGNYDDGPEYSPDGNWIYFNSNRSGNWDIWRIPADGGGPDDAKAEQVTRDEGEDWFPHFSPDGKQMLVFSFPKGTAGHNDRMKGVVLRVMKAPGRKLKPAKFNRLLEFFGGQGTINVNSWSPDSKRFAFVQYEPIAAPAQ; from the coding sequence ATGCAAGCCAAACTGAAGCGATACGGTTCCGGAGCCATGGCGCTCGCCATCACGGTGCTGGCCGCCGGACTCGCCCCCGCACAGACCGCTTCTTCCGCCCTGGGCCAACTGGAGTCCAGCGCCGACATCGGCGTTACGCCCCAGAAAGGCAGCGCATCCTTCGATTCCGCCAGCGGGGAATACCGCATCACTGGGGGAGGCGCCAACATCTGGGCCGCGGAGGATGCCTTCCAATTCGCTTGGAAGCGTATGTCCGGCGACTTCAACTTTACAGCCGATGTGCGCTTCATCGGTACCGGCACGGTGGCCCACCGCAAGGCTGTGCTGATGGTCCGGCAGGACCTGACGGCCGGCTCGGCCTACGCCGATGTCGCACTGCATGGCGACGGACTCACGTCCCTCCAGTACCGTCCCCTGGCTGGCGCAACAACGCTGGAGGTTCGCTCTACCGTCACTGGGCCCGTGCGCATCCGCATTGAGCGCCGGGGCAACCGCTTCACCATGGCCGCGGGGAATCCAGGCGCTGACCTGACCCCCTCCGGCCCGGTCACCATGACGCTCACGGATCCCGTGTACGTCGGCCTCGGCGTCTGCTCGCACGATGCGAATATCCTCGAAACCGCCGTCTTTTCGAATGTCCGTATCGAGCAGGTGCCGCGCTCACCCTCCTATCGCAGCAAGGTCACTATCTACGACCTCAAGAAGCGCTCCACCCAGGTCGTCTATCAGATGGACGGCATCATGGAAGCACCGAACTGGTCCCGCGACGGCAAGTTCCTGCTGGTCAATACGGGCGGCAGCCTCTATCGATTGCCGCTTGGCGTCTCCGGCGAACCGAAACTGGAGAAGATCGAACTGGGCCCGGGCGGCTATCGCTGCAACAACGACCACGACATCTCCAGGGACGGCAAACTCCTCGCGTTCTCGGCCTCCAGCACCGCCTCGCGCCAGTCGCAGGTCTACATGGCGCAAGCTGACGGCACAGGCGCGAAGCTGCTGACACCCGCTTCGCCAAGCTACTTCCATGGTTGGTCGCCCGACTCGAAGTGGCTCGCCTTTGTAGGTCAGCGCGAGGGCAAGTACTCCTTATTCCGCGTGGCCGTCGAAGGTGGGCCCGAGCAACGCCTCACCTCCAAGGGCAACTATGATGACGGTCCGGAGTACTCGCCCGACGGGAATTGGATCTACTTCAACAGCAACCGATCCGGCAATTGGGACATCTGGCGGATCCCCGCGGACGGTGGTGGTCCGGACGACGCCAAGGCGGAGCAGGTCACCAGGGACGAAGGCGAGGACTGGTTCCCCCACTTCTCGCCCGACGGCAAGCAGATGCTCGTGTTCTCCTTCCCGAAAGGCACGGCAGGCCACAACGACCGCATGAAGGGCGTTGTCCTGCGGGTCATGAAGGCCCCGGGCCGGAAGCTGAAGCCTGCGAAGTTCAACAGGCTGCTCGAGTTCTTTGGAGGCCAGGGCACCATCAACGTGAACTCCTGGTCGCCAGACTCCAAGCGCTTCGCCTTCGTGCAGTACGAACCCATTGCGGCACCAGCACAGTAG